The DNA sequence ACTCCTTGGCTAACAGTAAATTGGGGATGCACTCTGTTTAGTTCCCCGTGTAGAATTTTATGGCCAAGATGCACTTCTGCCCAAAGTATTTTCTCACACAACCAGAATCTGACAAAGTTCCACACCCAAATCATCCTGAATTTTGAGTGAAGTTGCTGCTACTACCTAAAAATTCTGGTTTTAAGAATAAAGAGAAAGTTCTCAATTTTGAGTACTTAATTATGATTTTGTAGTAATGATTCTGCCATCCGAGGGATGTGTCAATACTTAAAGAATGGCTAATCTAAAACTAACATTTAATCAATAAATATATAGAATTATGCCATCTGCAAAACCATTGTACGGCACAGAGCTAGTAGATTGTGCCAGAGCAAATGCCAAGCAAGGAATTGAAACTGCTGCTTATCAATGTGGCTATGGCGACGATCTCAATACGTTTGCCCAAGAACTCCGACAAGCTTGTGAACAAATGAATTTACAAGTCAAAGAATTGAGTGAATTAATTACAGATCAAGATATGATTCTCGAAATAGGTACTGGTGAAATTATTGCCCCAGATACAGCCTCAGAATTATAAACACAGCATCCTTGGAGATGTACCTGACATATAGTGCGATCGCTCTTCACCACTGTTGTTAAATCTTATACCATTTCCCAAAGTTGCTAATACAAATCACTTCCATCACCCCTCTGCTTCCGATCACCGAGCGTTCGCGCAGCGTCTCCGACAGGAGAAGTCGAGGTGCTACTCCCTTGCGATTTTGATATGATTTATGGTGCGATCGCCTTCTACCACAATTAAATCTTACGCTGCTTAATAGGTTGGGCAGGATTCCCGGCATAAATTGTCATCGCTTCTAAAGAACGTCCTGTAACTCCACCCAAAGTCAACACCGCACCCTTCCCAACAGTGACTCCAGGGCCAATTACTGATTTTGCAGCAATCCAACTACTTTCTTGAATGTGAATTGGCGCAGTCATTAATTTAAAATCGGGATGACTCCAGTCATGGTTCCCAGTGCATAGATACACCCCTTGAGATATACATACATGACTTTCAATTGTCACATTTGCTAGATTATCAATCCAAGCATCTTCTCCAATCCACACATGATCACCTACAGTTAATCGCCAGGGAAACTTCACCCGCGCTCCTGGTTTAATCCGCACATTCTGACCAATTTGCGCTCCAAAACTTCTGAGTAACCACACTTTTAACCCTGAAGCAGTAAACCACCGATTCTGCACTAACGCAGAACCCAGGAAATACCACAACACTTGTTTCCATAAAGGTGCGCCAGGAGTATAAGTACCAAGAGTGTAATTATCTAACCGCATATATCAAGCTAATAATATAGTAACCTATTTTAGTGAGTGTCCGAAAAATTCAGTTCTCGCTTGTCAAAAAATCAACTAGGAAATTTAAAATACAGTAATAAAGCTATAGAAAATGTTGGAAACGTAAGTTTTAAAGTAAGTAAATAGATATTACTACAGAACAAATATTTTTCATAAGACATATTTCTATATATTGTTGCATCAAAAACAAGTTCTAAGCAGTTATCACAAAACTATATGAGAGAGTAGTGGAAAGCTGTCAGCTAAACTAGCTGAACTTTACAAAAACATATATCTTAGTCTATGCAAAGGATATGACATCAGATTCCATATATTTTCTTTTGTCACATTATAAAGATTATAAAGATTAACTGTGCAACAAAATTCAATCAAGCTTTTGCGAGAAACTGTCTTATCCTCAACAGGAGTAGTGGTTGAAAATACTGAAAAATCAATCTTTTTTAGTTGTGGTGTACCTATAAATGTGTGAATCACCGAGAAGCAGTGCTATCTATATATTGCAAAGATACACAACTATAGCAAATGAAGATTTTATGAAGTGAATCAGCTAAATATTGTGTTCTCCATGTGTTGTATGTAAGTGTATTTATGTCAGCTTTATTTAGTAGATATCAACTAGCTTGATGGTAATTACGGAATCTTAAGTTTTAGAAAAACACAGAGTCTTGATAAAG is a window from the Aulosira sp. FACHB-615 genome containing:
- a CDS encoding WcaF family extracellular polysaccharide biosynthesis acetyltransferase, whose product is MRLDNYTLGTYTPGAPLWKQVLWYFLGSALVQNRWFTASGLKVWLLRSFGAQIGQNVRIKPGARVKFPWRLTVGDHVWIGEDAWIDNLANVTIESHVCISQGVYLCTGNHDWSHPDFKLMTAPIHIQESSWIAAKSVIGPGVTVGKGAVLTLGGVTGRSLEAMTIYAGNPAQPIKQRKI